The following proteins come from a genomic window of Actinopolyspora saharensis:
- the pcaH gene encoding protocatechuate 3,4-dioxygenase subunit beta, giving the protein MSTDSIAGRADRLLLPSYARDDASHPALDTPEYKSTSLRHPSKPLQRLPQNLTEITGPVLGHERVSETDHDLTIQHDGEPLGERILVSGRVLDSDGRTVPNTLVEVWQANAAGRYRHTGDRHPAPLDPNFSGVGRCMTDEHGRYRFVTIKPGAYPWRNHDNAWRPAHIHFSLFGRAFTQRLVTQMYFPGDPLFYQDPIFNSVRDPKARERMICEFDLDSTVPEWALSYHFDIVLRGSEATPFEDEEDDDDD; this is encoded by the coding sequence ATGTCCACCGACTCGATCGCGGGGCGGGCAGACCGGCTGCTGTTGCCCAGCTACGCGCGTGACGACGCCAGTCACCCGGCCCTGGACACCCCCGAGTACAAGTCCACGTCACTGCGCCACCCGAGCAAGCCGCTGCAACGCTTACCGCAGAACCTCACCGAGATCACCGGACCGGTGCTCGGGCACGAGCGGGTGTCCGAGACCGACCACGACCTGACGATCCAGCACGACGGCGAACCGCTGGGCGAGCGGATCCTGGTCAGTGGCAGGGTGCTCGACTCGGACGGGAGGACCGTGCCGAACACCCTGGTCGAGGTCTGGCAGGCCAACGCGGCGGGCCGGTACCGGCACACCGGTGACCGGCACCCGGCTCCGCTGGACCCGAACTTCTCCGGCGTCGGGCGCTGCATGACCGACGAGCACGGTCGCTACCGGTTCGTCACCATCAAGCCCGGTGCCTATCCGTGGCGCAACCACGACAACGCCTGGCGCCCGGCGCACATCCATTTCTCCTTGTTCGGGCGCGCCTTCACGCAGCGGCTGGTCACCCAGATGTACTTTCCCGGGGACCCGTTGTTCTACCAGGACCCGATCTTCAACTCGGTGCGCGACCCGAAGGCGCGCGAGCGGATGATCTGCGAGTTCGATCTGGACAGCACGGTCCCGGAATGGGCGCTGTCGTACCACTTCGACATCGTGCTGCGCGGTAGCGAGGCGACGCCGTTCGAGGACGAGGAGGACGACGATGACGACTGA
- a CDS encoding thiolase family protein, translating to MSNEVYVLDAVRTPVGRYGKGLAEVRPDDLAAHTVRALLDRSPELDPARVCDVLFGDANGAGEDNRNVARMAALLAGLPTSVPGATVNRLCGSGLEAVIEASRFVQTGDGDVVLAGGVESMSRAPWVLQKPERAYPRGHETLHSTTLGWRMVNPEMPPEWTISLGESAEILADRYGISRADQDAFAARSHERAAAAWRDGLFADEVVPVPGTELTEDEGVRTDSSPEKLGKLKPVFRSGGTVTAGNSSPMNDGAAAVLLGSERGAEQAGAEPLARVVSRGVAAVDPDVFGIGPVQAARTALERAGIGWGDLSAVELNEAFAAQSLACLADWPELDPEIVNQRGGAIAIGHPLGASGARILTTLAHQLRRAGGGWGLATICIGVGQGLAVVLHA from the coding sequence TTGAGCAACGAGGTGTACGTACTCGACGCGGTGCGCACCCCGGTGGGGCGTTACGGCAAGGGACTGGCCGAGGTCCGCCCCGACGACCTCGCCGCGCACACCGTCAGGGCACTGCTGGACCGGAGTCCCGAGCTGGATCCGGCCCGGGTGTGCGACGTGCTGTTCGGCGACGCCAACGGTGCGGGCGAGGACAACCGCAACGTGGCGCGGATGGCCGCGCTGCTGGCCGGATTGCCCACCAGCGTCCCCGGGGCCACGGTCAACCGGTTGTGCGGCTCGGGGCTGGAAGCCGTCATCGAGGCGAGCAGGTTCGTGCAGACCGGTGACGGGGACGTGGTGCTGGCGGGCGGAGTCGAGTCGATGAGCCGCGCTCCGTGGGTGCTGCAGAAGCCGGAGCGCGCTTACCCGCGGGGACACGAGACGCTGCACTCCACGACGCTGGGGTGGCGCATGGTCAATCCCGAGATGCCGCCGGAGTGGACCATCTCCCTGGGGGAGAGCGCGGAGATCCTGGCGGACCGTTACGGGATCAGCCGCGCGGATCAGGACGCCTTCGCCGCGCGCAGCCACGAGCGGGCCGCCGCGGCCTGGCGCGACGGTCTCTTCGCCGACGAGGTGGTCCCGGTGCCCGGCACCGAGCTCACCGAGGACGAAGGGGTCAGGACGGACTCCTCCCCGGAGAAGCTCGGCAAGCTCAAACCGGTGTTCCGCTCGGGGGGAACGGTCACGGCGGGCAACTCCTCCCCGATGAACGACGGCGCGGCCGCGGTGCTGCTCGGCAGCGAGCGGGGAGCCGAGCAGGCCGGTGCGGAACCGTTGGCACGGGTGGTCAGCAGGGGAGTCGCTGCGGTGGACCCCGACGTCTTCGGTATCGGTCCGGTGCAGGCCGCGCGCACCGCGCTGGAGCGGGCAGGCATCGGCTGGGGCGATCTGAGCGCGGTCGAGCTCAACGAGGCGTTCGCGGCGCAGTCGCTGGCCTGCCTGGCGGACTGGCCCGAGCTCGACCCGGAGATCGTCAACCAGCGGGGCGGTGCGATCGCCATCGGCCACCCGCTCGGGGCTTCGGGAGCGCGCATCCTCACCACGCTGGCTCACCAGCTGCGTCGAGCCGGAGGCGGTTGGGGACTCGCCACGATCTGCATCGGGGTCGGTCAGGGGCTCGCCGTCGTGCTGCACGCGTGA
- a CDS encoding CoA-transferase subunit beta produces MSSPRAESATGGEFTPDEMMTVAAARSLRDEAVCFVGIGLPSTAANLARRTHAPGLVLIYESGTLGAEPERLPLSIGDGVLAETADSVVGVPEIFNYWLQPGRVDVGFLGGAQVDRYGNINTTVIGQDYDDPKVRLPGAGGAPEIATSCGEVLIVMRHNPKAFVSAVDFVTSVGYGRDGRARERLGLPGRGPVRVITDLGVLEPDSETGELVLSRVAPEVEVEQVRAATGWPLRTADEVGTQEPPTERELTILRELKATLGNGESS; encoded by the coding sequence ATGAGCAGTCCTCGAGCCGAGTCCGCAACCGGGGGCGAGTTCACCCCGGACGAGATGATGACCGTGGCCGCCGCCCGCTCGCTGCGCGACGAGGCGGTGTGCTTCGTCGGGATCGGACTGCCGAGCACGGCGGCCAATCTCGCCCGGCGCACCCACGCGCCGGGGCTGGTGCTGATCTACGAGTCCGGCACCCTCGGGGCAGAACCGGAACGGCTGCCACTGTCCATCGGAGACGGCGTTCTCGCCGAGACCGCCGATTCCGTGGTCGGTGTTCCCGAGATCTTCAACTACTGGTTGCAGCCGGGCAGGGTCGACGTCGGTTTTCTCGGCGGTGCCCAGGTGGACCGCTACGGCAACATCAACACCACAGTCATCGGACAGGACTACGACGATCCGAAGGTCCGCCTTCCCGGCGCGGGTGGCGCACCGGAGATCGCCACCTCCTGCGGTGAGGTGCTGATCGTGATGCGGCACAACCCGAAGGCGTTCGTCTCCGCGGTTGACTTCGTCACCTCGGTGGGATACGGCCGGGACGGTCGTGCGCGCGAGCGGTTGGGACTGCCGGGAAGGGGGCCGGTGCGGGTGATCACCGATCTCGGCGTGCTGGAACCGGACTCCGAAACCGGGGAGTTGGTCCTGAGCCGGGTCGCGCCCGAGGTCGAGGTGGAACAGGTGCGCGCTGCCACCGGTTGGCCGCTGCGCACCGCTGACGAGGTGGGAACGCAGGAACCGCCCACCGAGCGGGAACTGACGATCCTGCGGGAACTGAAGGCAACCCTCGGGAACGGAGAGTCGTCTTGA
- a CDS encoding CoA transferase subunit A, which yields MARILQLDTAVAELVDDGDTVALEGFTHLIPVAAGHEIIRQRTRNLTLVRMTPDVIYDQLIGAGCADKLVFSWGGNPGVGSLHRFRDAVQNSWPGPLEIEEHSHAGMANRYVAGASGLPFAVLRGYAGTDLPNHTDTISTVRCPFTGEELAAVAAINPDVGIIHAQRADRAGNVQLWGITGVQKETVLASRRSLVTVEEVVDELPEQPGAMVLPTWAVTAVAEVPGGAHPSYAQGYYERDNSYYQDWDAIGRDRERFREWLDTEIHGAERSAR from the coding sequence GTGGCACGCATTCTGCAGCTCGACACGGCGGTGGCCGAGCTAGTCGACGACGGAGACACCGTCGCCCTGGAAGGATTCACGCATCTCATTCCGGTCGCGGCGGGACACGAGATCATCCGACAGCGGACCAGGAATCTGACGCTGGTAAGGATGACCCCCGATGTGATCTACGATCAGCTCATCGGGGCCGGGTGCGCGGACAAGCTCGTCTTCTCCTGGGGCGGCAACCCCGGTGTGGGCTCGCTGCACCGGTTCAGGGACGCCGTGCAGAATTCCTGGCCCGGGCCGTTGGAGATCGAGGAGCACAGCCACGCGGGCATGGCCAATCGTTACGTGGCCGGGGCCTCCGGACTGCCGTTCGCGGTGCTGCGTGGCTACGCGGGCACCGATCTGCCGAACCACACAGACACGATCAGCACGGTCCGCTGCCCCTTCACCGGGGAGGAGCTGGCCGCCGTGGCTGCCATCAACCCGGATGTCGGCATCATCCACGCGCAGCGCGCGGACCGGGCGGGCAACGTGCAGCTCTGGGGCATCACGGGGGTGCAGAAGGAAACCGTGCTCGCCTCGAGGCGGTCGCTGGTGACCGTGGAGGAAGTGGTCGACGAACTGCCTGAGCAACCGGGTGCCATGGTCCTGCCCACCTGGGCGGTCACCGCGGTGGCCGAGGTTCCCGGAGGCGCGCACCCCTCCTACGCGCAGGGCTACTACGAGCGGGACAACAGCTACTACCAGGACTGGGACGCGATCGGCCGGGACCGGGAGCGCTTCCGGGAATGGTTGGACACCGAGATCCACGGCGCGGAGAGGAGCGCACGATGA
- the cysC gene encoding adenylyl-sulfate kinase, whose protein sequence is MDFSGATLWLTGLPGAGKSTIAEAVGESLRGRGARVEILDGDRLRTNLSADLGFSADDRAEHVRRTGFVARLLAANGVTVLVPVIAPYSEVRSGVREQHEAHGCPYFEVHVATPATECMRRDPKGLYRRAASGELSGLTGYDAEYQEPSDPDLRLDTTTADIATARDTVLDMLERAVTSPAHLSFTESDQEVLDGDKRLYPL, encoded by the coding sequence ATGGATTTCTCGGGAGCTACGCTCTGGCTGACCGGTTTACCCGGGGCGGGCAAGTCCACCATCGCCGAAGCCGTGGGAGAGAGCCTTCGCGGTCGGGGCGCGCGAGTGGAGATTCTCGACGGGGATCGCTTGCGCACCAACCTGTCGGCCGATCTCGGATTCAGCGCGGATGACCGGGCTGAGCACGTCCGTCGCACGGGCTTCGTGGCCAGACTGCTGGCCGCGAACGGGGTCACCGTTCTCGTGCCGGTGATCGCGCCTTACTCGGAGGTGCGCTCCGGGGTGCGCGAGCAGCACGAGGCGCACGGGTGCCCTTATTTCGAGGTGCACGTGGCGACTCCGGCCACGGAGTGCATGCGCCGCGACCCCAAGGGGCTCTACCGGCGTGCCGCGTCCGGGGAGCTGTCCGGGCTCACCGGATACGACGCCGAGTATCAGGAGCCCAGCGACCCGGATCTGCGCTTGGACACCACCACCGCCGACATAGCCACGGCGCGGGACACCGTGCTGGACATGTTGGAGCGTGCCGTGACGTCACCGGCGCACCTGTCCTTCACGGAAAGCGACCAGGAGGTCCTGGACGGGGACAAGCGGCTGTACCCGCTGTGA
- a CDS encoding alpha/beta hydrolase, translating into MTADGLFLRHTFTEGDPGSPVLLLLHGTGGGPEDIAVLGKRIAPSAPLLAPAGSVSENGAARWFRRHAEGVFDEADVRERTEELAEFVRRAREHYGLTDRRIVAAGFSNGANIAAALTLLRPDVLSEAVLFAAMLPVGDPPWHELTGSRVWMSNGERDPMAPLPAVERLTETLHRRGAEVTAHRHRGGHEITGEALERAAAWLNT; encoded by the coding sequence ATGACCGCCGACGGGCTCTTCCTGCGCCACACCTTCACCGAGGGGGACCCCGGATCCCCGGTGCTGCTGCTGTTGCACGGTACCGGTGGTGGCCCCGAGGACATCGCCGTGCTCGGCAAGCGGATCGCTCCCTCGGCGCCCCTGCTCGCCCCGGCGGGCTCGGTTTCCGAGAACGGAGCGGCCCGCTGGTTCCGCAGGCACGCCGAAGGAGTGTTCGACGAGGCCGACGTGCGGGAACGCACTGAGGAACTGGCCGAGTTCGTCCGGCGGGCGCGCGAGCACTACGGGCTCACCGACCGCAGGATCGTCGCCGCCGGTTTCTCCAACGGAGCCAACATCGCGGCGGCACTGACCCTGCTGCGGCCGGACGTGCTCAGCGAGGCCGTGCTGTTCGCGGCCATGCTGCCGGTCGGCGATCCGCCGTGGCACGAGCTCACGGGCAGCAGGGTGTGGATGTCCAACGGAGAACGGGACCCGATGGCACCGCTGCCGGCGGTGGAGCGGCTGACCGAGACGCTCCACCGGCGCGGTGCCGAGGTGACCGCGCATCGTCACCGGGGTGGACACGAGATCACCGGTGAGGCGCTGGAGCGGGCCGCGGCCTGGCTGAACACCTGA
- a CDS encoding ring-cleaving dioxygenase — MTISTSGLHHVTAIAGDPQRNADFYLRTLGLRMVKTTVNFDDPGTYHLYYGDEVGRPGTLMTFFPFHGAPPGKHGNGQATATAFSVPEQSIGWWQRHLNEAGVEVSRVQNREGEDALTFQDPDGLVLSLVAHPHPDPRAPWDNGVVPAEHGIRGLHSVTLSVDSEEDTAEMLGGMGITFSGQEGNRLRFAAGSGGPGAFVDVVVRPGAERGLVASGTVHHVAWRAPDESTQAAWRSELVDSGVSVTSVLDRQYFRSIYFREPGGTLLEIATDEPGFTADEPLLELGRALKLPPWLEPNREQIEATLPRLDLPSENNPERLAS; from the coding sequence ATGACCATCTCCACCAGCGGCCTGCACCACGTGACCGCGATAGCGGGTGATCCGCAGCGCAACGCCGACTTCTACCTGCGCACCCTCGGCCTGCGGATGGTCAAGACCACCGTCAACTTCGACGACCCGGGCACCTACCACCTCTACTACGGCGACGAGGTGGGACGCCCCGGCACGCTGATGACCTTCTTCCCCTTCCACGGGGCCCCTCCGGGCAAGCACGGGAACGGCCAGGCGACCGCCACCGCCTTCTCGGTGCCGGAGCAGTCCATCGGCTGGTGGCAGCGGCACCTGAACGAGGCCGGGGTCGAGGTCAGCCGGGTGCAGAACCGCGAGGGCGAGGACGCGCTGACCTTCCAGGACCCCGACGGGCTCGTCCTGTCGCTGGTGGCGCACCCCCATCCGGACCCGCGGGCTCCCTGGGACAACGGCGTGGTGCCCGCCGAGCACGGCATTCGCGGGCTGCACTCGGTCACGCTCTCGGTGGACAGCGAGGAGGACACGGCCGAGATGCTCGGTGGCATGGGGATCACGTTCTCCGGCCAGGAGGGCAACCGGCTGCGCTTCGCCGCGGGATCGGGCGGTCCGGGCGCGTTCGTGGACGTCGTCGTGCGGCCGGGCGCCGAACGGGGACTGGTGGCTTCGGGCACCGTGCACCACGTCGCGTGGCGCGCCCCTGACGAGTCCACCCAGGCCGCCTGGCGGAGCGAACTCGTGGACAGCGGGGTGTCGGTGACCTCCGTGCTGGACCGGCAGTACTTCCGCTCCATCTACTTCCGCGAGCCGGGCGGGACGCTGCTGGAGATCGCCACCGACGAACCGGGTTTCACCGCGGACGAGCCGCTGCTCGAACTGGGGCGGGCGCTCAAGCTCCCCCCGTGGTTGGAGCCGAACAGGGAGCAGATCGAGGCGACCCTGCCGCGGCTCGACTTGCCGAGCGAGAACAATCCGGAAAGGCTGGCCTCATGA
- the wrbA gene encoding NAD(P)H:quinone oxidoreductase translates to MSTPVKLTVVYYSSTGTIAEIANALVSEAEAAGAEVRLRRVAELAPDSAIDSNPAWRANLEATRSIAEVTPDDLLWADAVIFGTPTRYGNVAAQLKQFIDSLGPQWQQGLLADKVYSGFTSTASKHGGQESTLLALYNSVHHFGGILVAPGYTDGSKFVDGNPYGTSHVDGQGEGKVDDETRQAASVQARRVVSVARALRDGAA, encoded by the coding sequence ATGAGCACACCGGTGAAACTCACGGTCGTCTACTACTCGTCCACCGGGACCATCGCCGAGATCGCCAACGCGCTGGTCTCCGAAGCGGAGGCGGCGGGTGCCGAGGTCCGGTTGCGTCGCGTCGCCGAATTGGCCCCGGACTCGGCGATCGACTCCAACCCGGCCTGGCGGGCCAACCTGGAGGCCACTCGTTCGATCGCCGAGGTGACCCCGGACGACCTCCTCTGGGCCGACGCGGTGATCTTCGGTACGCCCACCAGGTACGGCAACGTCGCCGCGCAGCTCAAGCAGTTCATCGACTCGCTGGGGCCGCAGTGGCAGCAGGGGCTGCTCGCCGACAAGGTCTACAGCGGATTCACCTCGACCGCGAGCAAGCACGGCGGGCAGGAGTCCACGCTGCTGGCGCTGTACAACAGCGTGCACCACTTCGGCGGCATCCTGGTCGCACCCGGTTACACGGACGGCTCGAAGTTCGTCGACGGCAACCCGTACGGGACCAGCCACGTCGACGGGCAGGGCGAGGGCAAGGTGGACGACGAGACCCGGCAGGCCGCTTCGGTGCAGGCTCGCCGCGTCGTAAGCGTCGCCCGCGCACTGCGGGACGGCGCCGCCTGA
- a CDS encoding MarR family winged helix-turn-helix transcriptional regulator, translating to MGTEDIATTPPAATDKDTDDDEIVTWWGLVIEGYHTTQERLMSEIAERFDLTPGAFDILVRLVRSPECRMPMTKLAKEAALSSGGFTKVADRLVSAGLIRREPCDTDRRVTYVVLTDHGRTTAEEAKHACAEILRRTVLDPLGPEHSEQLANAMRTLRTANTEA from the coding sequence GTGGGAACCGAGGACATCGCCACCACACCCCCGGCGGCGACCGACAAGGACACCGACGACGACGAGATCGTCACCTGGTGGGGGCTCGTGATCGAGGGCTACCACACCACCCAGGAACGACTGATGTCCGAGATCGCCGAACGATTCGACCTCACTCCGGGTGCCTTCGACATCCTCGTAAGGCTCGTGCGCTCACCGGAATGCCGCATGCCCATGACCAAGCTGGCCAAGGAGGCCGCGCTGAGCAGCGGAGGATTCACCAAGGTGGCCGACAGGCTGGTCTCGGCGGGACTGATCCGCAGGGAACCGTGCGACACCGACCGCCGGGTCACCTACGTCGTGCTGACCGATCACGGGCGCACCACGGCCGAGGAAGCCAAGCACGCCTGCGCCGAGATCCTGCGTCGCACCGTTCTCGACCCCCTCGGGCCGGAGCACTCGGAACAACTGGCCAACGCGATGCGCACGCTGCGCACCGCCAACACGGAAGCGTGA
- a CDS encoding sulfite exporter TauE/SafE family protein, whose amino-acid sequence MPTLLLVAVAGFLAQLVDGSLGMGFGVTATTGLLAVGTAPVMASASVHLAKIGTGIASGAAHWGMRNVDWRMVGWLAVPGGIGGFLGASTLSSVAAGAARPWMAVLLVVLGGYVVLRFSAWSKPVRGSGFTPSGRRWLLPLGGVGGFVDAVGGGGWGPVTTSTLLSTGRIQPRRTVGTVSASELIVSLGATSGFLLHNGGAAWKWSVILGLIIGGVVAAPLAAWLVRMLPVRVLGVGAGGLIVFTNVRLLLDSLGVPALAVGFVSVVLGLSWVVGLVWAVRAELHQRRIARSEAAAADPRSLYEKA is encoded by the coding sequence GTGCCCACTCTGTTACTCGTGGCGGTGGCCGGGTTTCTCGCCCAGCTGGTCGACGGATCACTGGGCATGGGATTCGGCGTGACGGCCACAACCGGACTGCTGGCTGTGGGAACCGCGCCCGTGATGGCCTCGGCCTCGGTTCACCTGGCCAAGATCGGTACCGGAATAGCTTCGGGGGCCGCGCACTGGGGAATGCGGAACGTGGACTGGCGGATGGTCGGTTGGCTGGCCGTTCCCGGAGGGATCGGGGGCTTCCTGGGAGCCTCGACGCTCTCGTCCGTGGCGGCGGGAGCGGCCCGCCCCTGGATGGCGGTGCTGCTGGTGGTACTGGGCGGTTATGTCGTGCTGCGCTTCTCCGCCTGGTCGAAACCCGTCCGCGGATCGGGGTTCACCCCGTCCGGCAGGCGCTGGTTGCTCCCCCTGGGGGGCGTGGGTGGTTTCGTGGACGCCGTGGGTGGCGGCGGTTGGGGCCCCGTCACCACCTCCACCCTGCTGAGCACGGGACGGATTCAGCCGCGGCGCACGGTGGGCACGGTCAGCGCCAGCGAACTGATCGTATCGCTCGGGGCGACCTCGGGCTTCCTGCTGCACAACGGGGGAGCGGCCTGGAAGTGGTCGGTGATCCTCGGTTTGATCATCGGCGGAGTGGTGGCCGCTCCGCTGGCCGCGTGGCTGGTGCGCATGCTCCCGGTGCGCGTGCTGGGGGTCGGCGCGGGCGGACTGATCGTCTTCACGAACGTGCGGCTGCTGCTGGACTCGCTCGGCGTCCCCGCGCTCGCGGTCGGATTCGTCAGCGTTGTTCTCGGCCTGAGTTGGGTCGTGGGGCTGGTCTGGGCGGTGCGCGCCGAGCTGCACCAGCGCAGGATCGCCAGGTCGGAGGCGGCCGCCGCCGATCCCCGGAGCCTCTACGAGAAGGCCTGA
- a CDS encoding RrF2 family transcriptional regulator — MRISAKVDYALRALVQIARAETGPVSAEDVAHAQQIPRNFLQAVLSDLRRAGFVASRRGQSGGWVLDRDAATISIADVIRATDGPLVSIHGIRAEDVQYDPSVSVLQWVWIAVRSSLREVLENVTIAQLVSGELPEDVAARTSESGVWESR, encoded by the coding sequence ATGCGGATTTCGGCCAAGGTGGATTACGCGCTGCGCGCGTTGGTGCAGATAGCCCGCGCGGAGACCGGCCCGGTCAGTGCTGAGGACGTGGCTCACGCCCAGCAGATCCCGCGCAACTTCCTGCAGGCGGTGCTGAGTGATCTTCGGCGGGCCGGTTTCGTGGCGAGTCGGCGAGGGCAGTCCGGCGGGTGGGTGCTGGACCGGGATGCGGCCACCATCTCGATAGCCGACGTGATTCGGGCGACCGACGGGCCGCTGGTGAGCATACACGGAATCCGGGCGGAGGACGTGCAGTACGATCCCTCGGTCTCCGTCCTGCAGTGGGTCTGGATCGCCGTGCGCAGCAGCCTGCGCGAAGTGCTCGAGAACGTCACCATAGCCCAGCTCGTCTCCGGCGAGCTCCCGGAGGACGTGGCGGCGCGGACCAGCGAGAGCGGGGTTTGGGAGTCGCGCTGA
- a CDS encoding S1 family peptidase: protein MQRKKTGRMAATALLAAGTLTAMAVPATANTAAAPEQNSPEQATTMMQAMQRDLGLTRTQAEQRIADEAAARDIADRVREELGKGFGGFHYKAESGELVVGVTDRAQFDEVRSSGAVPRLVDDSRADLESASSTLDAHAQQAPESVTGWYVDSTSNSVVVTTGFGTADRAERFVESTGASSEAVRVVESGEQPRTYADVIGGQRYTINGSTICSSGFSVAGGFVTAGHCGSPGDSTNSPSGSFAGSSFPGDDYAYVETGNDDTPQPLVDTHDGSTRVVQGSQSAPVGSSVCRSGQTTGWHCGTVQAKNQTVSYPSGTVSGLTRTDVCAEPGDSGGSFISGNQAQGMTSGGSGDCTSGGTTYFQPVNEALNAYGLSLVTG from the coding sequence ATGCAACGGAAGAAGACCGGCCGTATGGCCGCGACCGCGCTGTTGGCGGCCGGCACGCTGACCGCCATGGCGGTTCCAGCCACGGCGAACACCGCGGCTGCTCCTGAGCAGAACAGTCCCGAGCAGGCGACCACGATGATGCAGGCCATGCAACGCGATCTGGGACTGACTCGCACTCAGGCCGAGCAGCGGATCGCCGACGAGGCGGCGGCGAGGGACATCGCCGATCGGGTCCGGGAAGAGCTGGGCAAGGGCTTCGGCGGCTTCCACTACAAGGCCGAGAGCGGAGAGCTCGTCGTAGGTGTCACCGACCGGGCCCAGTTCGACGAGGTGAGATCCAGCGGGGCGGTCCCGCGGCTGGTGGACGACAGCCGGGCCGATCTCGAGAGCGCCAGCTCCACGCTGGACGCGCACGCGCAGCAGGCACCGGAGTCGGTGACCGGCTGGTACGTGGACTCCACCAGCAACTCGGTGGTCGTGACCACCGGGTTCGGGACGGCGGACCGGGCGGAGCGGTTCGTCGAGTCCACGGGGGCCTCCTCCGAGGCGGTGCGCGTGGTCGAGTCCGGTGAGCAGCCGCGCACCTACGCGGACGTGATCGGCGGGCAGCGCTACACCATCAACGGCTCGACGATCTGCTCCAGCGGGTTCTCCGTGGCGGGCGGTTTCGTCACGGCGGGGCACTGTGGCAGCCCCGGGGACAGCACGAACAGTCCGAGCGGCTCGTTCGCGGGGTCGTCGTTCCCCGGTGACGACTACGCCTACGTGGAGACCGGAAACGACGACACGCCCCAGCCGCTGGTGGACACGCACGACGGGTCCACCCGCGTGGTTCAGGGCTCCCAGTCGGCCCCCGTCGGATCCTCCGTGTGCCGTTCCGGTCAGACCACGGGTTGGCACTGCGGCACCGTGCAGGCCAAGAACCAGACCGTGAGCTATCCGAGTGGCACCGTTTCGGGGCTGACCCGCACGGACGTGTGCGCCGAGCCCGGTGACTCCGGCGGCTCGTTCATCTCCGGCAACCAGGCCCAGGGGATGACCTCCGGCGGCTCGGGTGACTGCACCTCCGGCGGGACGACTTACTTCCAGCCCGTCAACGAGGCGCTGAACGCCTACGGGTTGAGCCTGGTTACCGGCTGA